In Streptomyces durocortorensis, a genomic segment contains:
- a CDS encoding zinc finger domain-containing protein encodes MGKFTNYKDQQTLHILRMIHVQVAAFAASQPDATLADFEQYIRLEMEDFDAETEANKRSAEDAVLTKPLTGPLADPNRQAAFRKRQADSPADESVRRTWWAEQTAVLQEIKAQGIKEALDWDCRACGARIGDACHTSGGRVRAPHFLRVTDAELPYHQAYGTRRPQRA; translated from the coding sequence GTGGGCAAGTTCACCAACTACAAAGATCAGCAGACGCTGCACATCCTGCGCATGATTCATGTCCAGGTCGCCGCTTTCGCCGCGTCACAGCCCGACGCCACCCTTGCCGACTTCGAGCAGTACATCCGCCTGGAGATGGAAGATTTCGACGCAGAGACCGAAGCGAACAAGCGGTCCGCTGAAGACGCCGTGCTGACAAAGCCACTAACGGGTCCCCTCGCGGATCCCAATCGGCAGGCGGCCTTCCGGAAACGGCAAGCGGACTCCCCCGCCGACGAATCTGTTCGAAGGACATGGTGGGCGGAACAGACCGCCGTGCTGCAGGAGATCAAGGCGCAGGGCATCAAGGAAGCTCTGGACTGGGACTGCCGTGCCTGCGGAGCACGAATCGGCGATGCCTGCCACACATCTGGCGGGCGGGTTCGAGCCCCGCACTTCCTCAGGGTCACCGACGCGGAACTGCCGTACCATCAGGCTTACGGCACCCGCCGACCCCAGCGTGCTTGA
- a CDS encoding M14 family zinc carboxypeptidase gives MRRKTTFWLVAAATTAALAVGTGYGAAAPPPDNPASAQDERPYVYRVHDGSHAADSKLAGFDLIEDREGDDLFVLGDAGTAEDLRAAGLAATVEQRLSPAPWGPPKRSGQAPRLTAKVAEETYYGGYRTVNAQYAHLDQVASDHSGLATVFDVGDSWRKATGRPNGYDLKAICITKKQSGDCRLSPDSSKPRFLVQAQVHARELSTGEMAYRWIDYLTDGYGTDPTATEILDNREIWVVPIGNPDGVDMVQQGFTGGPSGQQWHRKNANHSHSSGCSEGSYGGEGIDLNRNNGSHWGGAGTSSNPCSKVYKGPSADSETETQALHALYRDLFPDTRPAGDNAPADSDTQGMFVTLHSYSNMVLFPWGFNSSIDTGNDAALRTMAKDMANLAGGWQYGQPGEILYNASGSHDDWAYDDLGVPSFTWEVGPSGGTCGGFHPSYSCQDTFWNQVKPMLVYAAEHAENPYGGGTTPPPSECSATNGTNVAIPDNGPAVTSSIEISGCTGNASDASTVEVHVEHTWRGDLVVDLIAPDGTVYALKSASGGDSADDIHETYTADLSGEAPNGTWSLRVQDTARYDTGTLDTWTLSL, from the coding sequence GTGCGTAGAAAAACGACCTTCTGGCTGGTTGCGGCCGCCACGACGGCCGCGCTGGCGGTCGGCACCGGCTACGGTGCCGCTGCCCCGCCACCCGACAACCCCGCATCGGCGCAGGACGAACGCCCCTACGTCTACCGCGTCCACGACGGATCACACGCGGCGGACAGCAAGCTCGCCGGCTTCGACCTGATCGAAGACCGCGAGGGCGACGACCTGTTCGTCCTCGGCGACGCCGGCACCGCCGAGGACCTCAGGGCCGCCGGACTGGCGGCCACCGTCGAGCAGCGGCTGAGCCCAGCCCCCTGGGGGCCGCCCAAGCGCAGTGGCCAGGCCCCGCGGCTGACCGCGAAGGTCGCCGAGGAGACCTACTACGGCGGCTATCGCACCGTCAACGCCCAGTACGCCCACCTGGACCAGGTCGCCTCCGACCACTCCGGCCTGGCCACCGTCTTCGATGTCGGCGACTCCTGGCGCAAGGCCACCGGCCGGCCGAACGGCTACGACCTCAAAGCCATATGCATCACCAAGAAGCAGTCCGGCGACTGCCGGCTGAGCCCGGACTCCTCCAAGCCGCGGTTCCTCGTCCAGGCCCAGGTCCACGCAAGGGAGTTGAGTACCGGCGAGATGGCCTACCGCTGGATCGACTACCTCACCGACGGCTACGGCACCGACCCGACGGCCACCGAGATCCTGGACAACCGGGAGATCTGGGTCGTGCCGATCGGCAACCCCGACGGCGTCGACATGGTCCAGCAGGGCTTCACGGGCGGGCCCAGCGGGCAGCAGTGGCACCGCAAGAACGCCAACCACAGCCACAGCAGCGGCTGCTCCGAGGGCTCCTACGGCGGTGAGGGCATCGACCTCAACCGCAACAACGGCAGCCACTGGGGCGGCGCCGGTACCAGCTCCAACCCGTGCTCCAAGGTCTACAAGGGCCCCTCCGCGGACTCCGAGACCGAGACCCAGGCCCTCCACGCCCTCTACCGCGACCTGTTCCCGGACACCCGCCCCGCCGGTGACAACGCCCCTGCCGACTCCGACACCCAGGGCATGTTCGTCACCCTGCACAGCTACTCCAACATGGTGCTGTTCCCCTGGGGATTCAACTCCTCCATCGACACCGGCAACGACGCCGCGCTGCGCACCATGGCCAAGGACATGGCGAACCTGGCGGGCGGCTGGCAGTACGGCCAGCCCGGCGAGATCCTCTACAACGCCAGCGGCAGCCACGACGACTGGGCCTACGACGACCTCGGTGTGCCCAGCTTCACCTGGGAGGTCGGCCCCTCCGGCGGCACCTGTGGCGGCTTCCACCCCAGCTACTCCTGCCAGGACACGTTCTGGAACCAGGTCAAGCCCATGCTGGTCTACGCGGCGGAGCACGCCGAGAACCCCTACGGGGGCGGCACCACACCCCCGCCCTCGGAGTGCAGCGCCACCAACGGGACGAACGTCGCCATCCCCGACAACGGCCCAGCCGTCACCAGCAGCATCGAGATCTCGGGCTGCACCGGCAACGCGTCGGACGCCAGCACCGTCGAGGTCCACGTCGAGCACACCTGGCGCGGTGACCTCGTCGTCGACCTGATCGCCCCCGACGGCACCGTCTACGCGCTGAAGAGCGCCAGCGGCGGGGACAGCGCCGACGACATCCACGAGACCTACACGGCCGACCTGTCCGGCGAGGCGCCCAACGGCACGTGGTCGCTCCGCGTCCAGGACACCGCCCGGTACGACACGGGCACCCTCGACACCTGGACTCTCTCCCTCTGA
- a CDS encoding NAD(P)-dependent oxidoreductase, whose product MITVTVLHPGTMGAAITAEIVAGGHEALSVTKGRSENTWVRGREAGATAYDSLAEALSRSAVVLSVCPPQAAEDVAAAVAAHGFAGVYADVNAISPQRVRRIADETRPGSAVVDGAVFGQPPGQGRATRLYLAGADSAVELVASLFTDSALHVCRVGDTVGSASALKMAFSSYQKAARTLAGIAHALADAHGVGDQLTAEAEVMISAILSDPEYLPSVAARAWRWAPEMEEVAASLRASDLPTDMAEATARVLALWGQDKDQYDLTVVHVLSQLRSEMSR is encoded by the coding sequence GTGATCACCGTGACCGTCCTCCACCCTGGAACCATGGGCGCGGCGATCACCGCCGAAATCGTCGCCGGCGGCCATGAGGCGCTGTCGGTGACCAAGGGCCGCAGCGAGAACACCTGGGTCCGAGGGAGAGAGGCCGGTGCCACGGCGTACGACTCGCTCGCGGAGGCGCTGTCCAGAAGCGCGGTCGTTCTCTCGGTCTGCCCACCACAGGCGGCGGAGGACGTCGCGGCGGCGGTGGCAGCGCACGGCTTCGCGGGGGTGTACGCCGACGTCAACGCCATCAGCCCTCAACGCGTACGGCGCATCGCTGACGAGACCCGCCCTGGCTCCGCAGTTGTCGACGGTGCCGTTTTCGGTCAGCCGCCAGGCCAGGGGCGTGCCACACGGCTCTATCTCGCAGGGGCCGACTCTGCCGTCGAGCTGGTGGCGTCGCTGTTCACGGACTCTGCGCTGCACGTGTGCCGCGTCGGGGACACAGTCGGTTCCGCTTCCGCGCTGAAGATGGCCTTCTCCAGCTACCAGAAGGCCGCCCGCACCCTCGCCGGAATCGCTCACGCGCTCGCCGACGCCCATGGAGTCGGTGACCAGCTCACAGCCGAAGCCGAGGTCATGATCTCCGCGATCCTCTCCGATCCGGAGTATCTGCCGAGTGTTGCAGCCCGAGCCTGGCGCTGGGCACCTGAGATGGAAGAGGTCGCCGCTAGTCTCCGCGCGTCTGATCTGCCCACGGACATGGCCGAGGCCACGGCTCGGGTGCTCGCCCTCTGGGGGCAAGACAAAGACCAGTACGACCTGACGGTCGTGCATGTCCTCTCCCAGCTCCGGTCAGAAATGAGCCGCTGA
- a CDS encoding putative T7SS-secreted protein, which yields MGIGDFVRDITPDVVEDVIEDGVEWVGDRVEDAGNWTGDRLEDAGWESGADWVREKSRSVANRMGAEVDEMDLGQTEDKTKLIYGSPSEIRSTATHLRKLQGAFDKVGGGLKGVDSSALKGQAADAFRNSVSVEPPKWFKAADAFEKAAAALDAFAGTVEWAQGQAQTAIDKWKAGTKASEEARDAYNEKTTTYNKAVDAYNAKPADERDPSTLPPKPGTFSDPGTGRMKEAQELLSEARKQRNTAAETARKAVTAARDAAPQKPRYSEQAMDGLAEYQVIKTHLAGGVVKGAAGILTFARSVNPMDLYNITHPAEYGLALNNTAAGLVRVANDPWGTGKQVVTDFMKDPAEGFGRLLPDAALTVATGGAGAGVKGARVVKEAADIASDARKLENRSPEGTHNRPDSERTSGGTDPVDLASGRMFLPQTDVRLPGVLPLTFTRRFESGYTAGRFFGPSWSSTVDERLEIDARGVIHVTADGLLITYPHPLPGLPTHPESGTSRNSLSRDEFGDYTLTDSDTRLTKYFSAPHGTEPGQDGTAWLVQITDRNDNAISIDRTDDGTPQELVHSAGYRLSLTSTETGITVLSVSDETGAAIPIRSYGYTCGDLTTVTKPSGATLTFIYDDRGRITAWIDSNNHRYDYTYDNNDRVIAQGGEGGHLQMTLAYSDPDTATGHRTTSLTTARGHTTRYLVGRDSRILSATDPLGHTTRFTHDARGRLLTLTDPLGRATTHQYDGEGRQTAVLYPDGSEERIVFDQLGLPTQYTAQDGARWLQEFDDRGNRTAVTDPMGNTTRYTYDAAGFLTGKTDPLGAVTSIRCNASGQPVAVTDAVGATTHYQRDLLGRPVRITDALGATTVLEWSADGELAGRTTPDGSKESWAYDGEGNCTRHVDALGRESHFEYTHFDLLSASRSPEGASFEFQHDGELNLTQVRNTLGSVWSYTRDPAGRLVSETDFDGRTLTYESDAAGQVVTRTNPLGESITYERDACGRVTRKDAAGAVTTFSYDRAGRLLHAAGPESELLYQYNRIGRVKAEIADGRVTTYTYDALGRRTERMTPTGQRTRYAYDSSDRLTELISGSRTIAFTHDLAGRELTRAIGPELTFDSAWDDAGRLVAQHIFRGEDTVNRRSYTYDAGDRLTAVDDTLRGMSRFTLDAVGRVVSVTADRWAENYAYDADGNQTSASWTASHPGQEATGPRSYTGTEIIHAGAIRFEHDALGRVTVRRKTRLSRKPDTWRYTWDVEDRLTSVTTPDDITWLYRYDPLGRRTSKVRLSDTGDPTGEEIRFSWDGTTLCEQTTLSPELPRPVTLTWDHDGIRPLAQTERILSSNARQDVIDERFFAIATDLIGTPTELIDETGNVGWQSRAALWGSTTWPRDSTTYTPLRFPGQYYDPESGLHYNHHRHYDPQTARYLTADPLGLSPAPNPRTYVHNPHTWSDPLGLGPCPRGGWEEKADFSSQSVMSKKFHAHAGDFLDEPGNLKKANLQRFEDSMRAHIKADDTKIYRFDYRGQGQAIGFIDPTTQKMVMLHADTGKFWSGYKLGDKQFQSIIDKGFLW from the coding sequence ATGGGGATCGGGGATTTCGTCCGGGACATCACGCCCGACGTCGTCGAGGACGTGATCGAGGACGGTGTCGAGTGGGTCGGTGACCGGGTCGAGGATGCCGGGAACTGGACCGGCGACCGGCTGGAGGACGCTGGCTGGGAGTCCGGGGCGGACTGGGTCCGGGAAAAGTCCCGGTCGGTGGCGAACCGGATGGGCGCCGAGGTCGACGAGATGGACCTCGGGCAGACCGAGGACAAGACCAAGCTCATCTACGGCAGCCCGTCCGAGATCCGGTCCACCGCCACCCACCTGCGCAAGCTCCAGGGCGCGTTCGACAAGGTCGGCGGTGGGCTCAAGGGCGTGGACTCGTCCGCGCTCAAGGGTCAGGCGGCGGACGCGTTCCGGAACTCCGTATCGGTCGAGCCGCCCAAGTGGTTCAAGGCCGCCGACGCCTTCGAGAAGGCGGCCGCCGCGCTTGACGCCTTCGCGGGGACCGTGGAGTGGGCCCAGGGGCAGGCGCAGACCGCGATCGACAAGTGGAAGGCCGGGACCAAGGCGTCGGAGGAGGCCCGGGACGCGTACAACGAGAAGACGACCACGTACAACAAGGCCGTCGACGCCTACAACGCCAAACCCGCCGACGAGCGCGACCCCTCCACCCTGCCGCCCAAGCCGGGCACCTTCAGCGATCCGGGCACCGGGCGGATGAAGGAAGCCCAGGAGTTGCTCTCGGAGGCGCGCAAACAGCGCAACACCGCCGCCGAGACTGCCCGCAAGGCCGTGACCGCGGCCCGGGACGCCGCCCCGCAGAAGCCGCGCTACTCCGAGCAGGCCATGGACGGGCTCGCCGAGTACCAGGTCATCAAGACCCATCTTGCGGGCGGCGTCGTCAAGGGCGCGGCAGGCATTCTGACCTTCGCGCGCAGCGTCAATCCCATGGATCTGTACAACATCACCCACCCCGCCGAGTACGGGCTCGCGCTCAACAACACCGCCGCCGGGCTCGTCCGGGTCGCCAACGACCCCTGGGGCACCGGCAAGCAAGTGGTCACCGACTTCATGAAGGACCCCGCCGAAGGCTTCGGCCGGCTTCTCCCCGACGCCGCCCTCACCGTCGCGACCGGCGGGGCGGGGGCGGGTGTCAAGGGGGCCCGGGTGGTGAAGGAGGCCGCCGACATCGCCTCCGACGCCCGCAAGCTGGAGAACCGCTCACCCGAAGGAACCCACAACCGTCCTGACAGCGAGCGCACCAGCGGGGGAACCGACCCGGTCGACCTCGCCTCCGGCCGCATGTTCCTTCCTCAGACCGACGTGAGGCTCCCCGGCGTACTGCCCCTGACGTTCACGCGTCGCTTCGAGTCCGGGTACACAGCCGGCCGGTTCTTCGGACCCTCCTGGTCCTCCACCGTCGACGAACGCCTGGAGATCGACGCCCGCGGCGTCATCCACGTCACCGCCGACGGCCTGCTCATCACTTACCCCCACCCCTTGCCCGGGTTGCCCACCCACCCGGAGTCCGGCACCTCACGCAATTCCCTGAGCCGTGATGAATTCGGCGACTACACCCTCACCGACTCAGACACTCGACTGACCAAGTACTTCTCCGCCCCTCATGGAACGGAACCCGGCCAAGACGGAACCGCATGGCTCGTCCAGATCACCGACCGCAACGACAACGCCATCAGCATCGACCGCACTGACGACGGGACGCCCCAGGAACTCGTCCACTCCGCCGGGTACCGCCTCTCGCTAACCAGCACCGAAACGGGGATTACCGTGCTGAGTGTGAGCGACGAGACAGGGGCAGCCATCCCCATCAGGTCCTACGGCTACACGTGCGGCGATCTCACCACCGTCACGAAACCGTCCGGCGCCACACTCACCTTCATCTACGACGATCGGGGGCGGATCACCGCCTGGATCGACTCCAACAACCACCGCTATGACTACACCTACGACAACAACGACCGCGTGATCGCACAGGGAGGTGAGGGCGGTCACCTGCAGATGACCCTCGCCTACAGCGATCCGGACACGGCGACCGGCCACCGCACGACCTCTCTGACGACCGCGCGCGGTCACACCACCCGCTATCTCGTCGGCAGAGACAGCCGCATCCTCTCCGCGACGGACCCGCTCGGCCATACCACCCGCTTCACCCACGACGCCCGCGGAAGGCTGCTCACGCTCACCGACCCACTCGGTCGCGCCACAACTCACCAGTACGACGGGGAGGGGAGACAGACCGCGGTCCTCTATCCCGACGGCAGTGAGGAGCGCATCGTCTTCGATCAGCTCGGCCTGCCAACTCAATACACGGCTCAGGACGGTGCTCGTTGGCTGCAGGAGTTCGACGACCGCGGTAATCGAACCGCCGTCACCGATCCCATGGGCAACACAACGCGCTACACCTATGACGCTGCCGGATTCCTGACCGGGAAGACCGACCCGCTCGGAGCGGTCACCTCGATACGGTGCAATGCGTCAGGGCAGCCCGTGGCGGTCACGGACGCCGTCGGTGCCACCACCCACTACCAGCGGGACCTCCTGGGTCGCCCTGTCCGGATAACCGACGCACTGGGTGCGACCACAGTCCTGGAATGGTCAGCCGACGGAGAACTGGCCGGTCGCACCACCCCTGACGGTTCCAAGGAGTCCTGGGCCTACGACGGCGAAGGGAACTGTACGCGTCACGTCGACGCGCTCGGACGGGAATCCCACTTCGAGTACACGCACTTCGATCTTCTCTCGGCGAGCAGGTCACCTGAAGGAGCGAGTTTCGAGTTCCAGCACGATGGCGAACTCAACCTCACGCAGGTCCGGAACACGCTGGGCTCGGTGTGGTCGTACACACGCGACCCTGCGGGGCGGCTCGTTTCGGAGACGGACTTCGACGGCCGCACGCTCACTTACGAGTCGGACGCTGCCGGACAGGTAGTCACGCGCACCAACCCGCTGGGTGAGTCCATCACGTACGAACGCGACGCGTGCGGCCGAGTGACCCGCAAGGACGCGGCGGGCGCGGTGACGACCTTCTCCTACGACCGAGCCGGGCGCCTGCTCCATGCTGCGGGGCCGGAGAGCGAACTGCTCTATCAGTACAACCGAATCGGCCGTGTGAAAGCAGAGATAGCCGACGGCCGTGTCACCACCTATACCTACGATGCGCTGGGCCGCCGGACCGAGCGCATGACACCCACCGGTCAGCGCACCAGGTACGCCTATGACTCCTCCGACCGGCTCACCGAGCTGATCAGCGGCAGCCGGACCATCGCGTTCACCCACGACCTGGCGGGCCGCGAACTGACGCGCGCCATCGGGCCCGAGCTGACCTTCGACTCCGCGTGGGACGACGCTGGAAGGCTGGTCGCACAACACATCTTCCGTGGCGAAGACACAGTGAACCGCCGGTCCTACACCTACGACGCCGGCGACCGGCTCACGGCAGTCGACGACACACTGCGCGGCATGTCGCGCTTCACCCTGGACGCTGTCGGCCGGGTCGTGTCCGTTACGGCGGACCGGTGGGCCGAGAACTACGCCTACGATGCCGACGGAAATCAGACTTCCGCGTCCTGGACTGCCTCCCATCCCGGCCAGGAGGCTACGGGGCCTCGTTCCTACACCGGCACGGAGATCATTCACGCCGGCGCGATCCGGTTCGAGCACGATGCTCTGGGCCGGGTCACCGTCCGCCGGAAGACACGGCTGTCCCGCAAGCCCGACACCTGGCGGTACACGTGGGACGTCGAGGACCGCCTGACATCGGTGACCACCCCGGACGACATCACGTGGCTCTACCGCTATGACCCCCTTGGCCGCCGCACAAGCAAAGTCCGGCTGTCCGACACGGGTGACCCCACGGGTGAGGAGATCCGTTTCTCCTGGGACGGCACCACGCTCTGCGAGCAGACCACGTTGTCTCCGGAGCTTCCTCGTCCGGTCACCCTCACCTGGGATCACGACGGCATTCGCCCTCTCGCCCAGACCGAGCGCATTCTTTCCTCGAACGCGCGCCAGGACGTGATCGACGAGCGATTCTTCGCGATCGCCACCGACCTGATTGGCACCCCCACCGAACTCATCGATGAGACCGGGAACGTGGGGTGGCAGTCCCGCGCGGCTCTCTGGGGCAGCACGACATGGCCGAGGGACAGCACGACCTACACGCCGCTCCGCTTTCCCGGCCAGTACTACGACCCGGAGAGCGGCCTGCACTACAACCACCATCGGCACTACGATCCGCAGACCGCGCGCTACCTCACAGCCGACCCTCTCGGTCTTTCGCCCGCGCCCAATCCCCGTACCTACGTCCACAACCCCCACACCTGGTCCGATCCGCTGGGGCTCGGACCCTGCCCCCGAGGAGGGTGGGAAGAAAAAGCCGACTTCTCCAGCCAGAGCGTGATGAGCAAGAAATTTCACGCCCATGCGGGAGACTTCTTGGACGAGCCGGGCAATCTCAAGAAGGCGAATCTCCAGAGGTTCGAAGATAGCATGCGAGCTCATATAAAAGCGGATGACACGAAGATTTACCGATTCGACTACAGAGGCCAAGGGCAAGCGATCGGCTTCATTGACCCGACCACTCAGAAGATGGTCATGCTGCACGCGGACACCGGAAAATTCTGGTCGGGCTATAAACTGGGCGACAAGCAATTTCAAAGCATCATCGATAAAGGGTTCCTATGGTGA
- a CDS encoding fatty acid desaturase family protein yields the protein MTAIDPTAHLTADQIEELGRELDAIRDEVIADRGEKDAAYIRRVISAQRKLELVSRGVLLFSIFPPAWLIGTAGLSVAKIMDNMEIGHNVLHGQWDWMRDPKIHSTTWEWDHVSPSDQWKHSHNELHHTYTNVIGKDNDLGYGIMRVDEDQKWHPFHLGQPLWNFLNACFFEYGIAAYDLELGKNLTKRRRKSPEFRARAKAVGRKIRKQVLKDYVIHPLLSGPSFLPTLAATFTANLVRNLWTHSVIMCGHFPEGVQVFERRSIRGETRGQWYLRQMMGSANISGSKAMHFMTGNLSHQIEHHLFPDLPSNRYAEVAVKVRALFEKYELEYVTGPLPKQVFSAWHKVFRLALPNRQHEVRTPDREQDLIAA from the coding sequence TTGACCGCCATCGACCCCACCGCCCACCTGACCGCGGACCAGATCGAGGAACTGGGTCGCGAGCTGGACGCCATCCGCGACGAGGTGATCGCCGACCGCGGCGAGAAGGACGCCGCCTACATCCGCCGAGTCATCTCGGCGCAGCGCAAGCTGGAGCTGGTCAGCAGGGGGGTGCTGCTGTTCTCGATCTTCCCGCCCGCGTGGCTGATCGGCACCGCCGGGCTGTCCGTGGCGAAGATCATGGACAACATGGAGATCGGCCACAACGTCCTGCACGGCCAGTGGGACTGGATGCGAGACCCGAAGATCCACTCCACCACCTGGGAGTGGGACCACGTCTCACCGTCCGATCAGTGGAAGCACTCGCACAACGAGCTGCACCACACGTACACCAACGTGATCGGCAAGGACAACGACCTCGGTTACGGCATCATGCGCGTCGACGAAGACCAGAAGTGGCACCCCTTCCACCTCGGCCAGCCGCTGTGGAACTTCCTCAACGCCTGCTTCTTCGAGTACGGCATCGCGGCATACGACCTGGAGCTCGGCAAGAACCTCACCAAGCGCCGCCGCAAGAGCCCGGAGTTCCGCGCGCGGGCCAAGGCCGTGGGCCGCAAGATCCGCAAGCAGGTGCTCAAGGACTACGTGATCCACCCGCTGCTGTCGGGCCCCTCGTTCCTCCCCACACTCGCCGCCACGTTCACCGCGAACCTGGTCCGCAACCTCTGGACCCACTCGGTGATCATGTGCGGGCATTTCCCCGAGGGCGTACAGGTCTTCGAGCGCCGGTCGATCAGGGGCGAGACGCGCGGCCAGTGGTACCTGCGCCAGATGATGGGCTCGGCGAACATCAGCGGCAGCAAGGCCATGCACTTCATGACCGGCAACCTGTCGCACCAGATCGAGCACCACCTGTTCCCGGACCTGCCGAGCAACCGGTACGCCGAGGTCGCGGTGAAGGTGCGCGCGCTGTTCGAGAAGTACGAGCTGGAGTACGTCACCGGCCCGCTGCCCAAGCAGGTGTTCTCCGCGTGGCACAAGGTCTTCCGACTCGCACTGCCGAACAGGCAGCACGAGGTCAGAACGCCTGACCGTGAGCAGGACCTCATCGCCGCCTGA
- a CDS encoding ferredoxin reductase, translating to MVTTPLLPSDYLDLVSPLRAGADLCGRVEAVHSETDDAATVVIRPGRGWRGHTAGQYVRIGVDVDGVRLWRAYSITSPTNRRDGRITITVKAIPDGKVSNHLVRRAKPGTLIQLDQATGDFVLPRAKPAKVLYLTAGSGITPVMGMLRDTELDDVVMVHCAPQPQDVIFRKELHSLVVDKKLRLTEVHTDTDGKLDIARLQELVPDWAERETWACGPAGLLDAAEEHWTEQGVQERLHTERFRAGIIVAGEGGEVTFSATGKTIDADGATPLLDIGEEGGVLMPSGCRMGICFGCVTPLKAGAVRDLRTGEITEAEPGVLIQTCVSAAAGPCDIER from the coding sequence ATGGTCACGACGCCGCTGCTGCCGTCGGACTACCTCGACCTGGTCAGCCCGCTGCGTGCGGGCGCTGACCTGTGTGGCCGCGTCGAGGCCGTGCACTCCGAGACCGATGACGCCGCGACTGTCGTGATCAGGCCGGGGCGGGGCTGGCGCGGCCACACAGCCGGCCAGTACGTGAGGATCGGGGTTGACGTCGACGGAGTGCGCCTGTGGCGTGCCTACTCCATCACCTCGCCGACGAACCGCCGGGACGGCCGCATCACGATCACCGTGAAGGCGATCCCGGACGGCAAGGTCAGCAATCACCTGGTCCGCAGGGCGAAACCGGGCACGCTGATCCAGCTCGACCAGGCGACCGGTGACTTCGTCCTGCCGCGGGCCAAGCCCGCCAAGGTGCTCTACCTGACGGCCGGCAGCGGCATCACGCCCGTGATGGGCATGCTGCGCGACACCGAACTCGACGACGTCGTCATGGTCCACTGTGCGCCACAGCCTCAGGACGTGATCTTCCGCAAGGAACTGCACAGCCTGGTCGTGGACAAGAAGCTTCGGCTTACCGAGGTGCACACCGACACCGACGGCAAGCTCGACATCGCCCGTCTCCAGGAACTTGTGCCCGACTGGGCCGAGCGCGAGACCTGGGCCTGCGGGCCCGCAGGTCTGCTCGACGCCGCCGAAGAGCACTGGACCGAACAGGGCGTCCAAGAACGCCTGCACACCGAACGGTTCCGCGCCGGCATCATCGTCGCCGGCGAGGGCGGCGAGGTCACGTTCAGCGCCACCGGCAAGACCATCGACGCTGACGGCGCCACGCCGTTGCTCGACATCGGCGAGGAGGGCGGCGTGCTCATGCCCTCCGGGTGTCGTATGGGCATCTGCTTCGGCTGCGTCACGCCGCTCAAGGCCGGCGCTGTCCGCGATCTGCGTACCGGCGAGATCACCGAGGCCGAGCCGGGCGTCCTCATCCAGACCTGTGTGTCCGCCGCGGCGGGCCCCTGCGACATCGAACGGTAG